One segment of Ricinus communis isolate WT05 ecotype wild-type chromosome 8, ASM1957865v1, whole genome shotgun sequence DNA contains the following:
- the LOC8265859 gene encoding uncharacterized protein LOC8265859 codes for MASSLFHARSDSLPSRPHPLMSELDDHLCRLRACEATSTSSTSISHKLSGLQDLHDCVDKLLLLPLTQQALAQQQNRKWIDELLDGSLRLLDVCNAAKDALLQTKEYTLELQSTIRRRQGGCNGDLSNEVRKYITSRKMAKKAIQKAINNIKGLENKSSISSLEFDNEIATFVSVLREVQAVTLGVLKSFMSFISGTKSHPKPSSWTLVSKLMLHKRIASGEEEAVANEFSMTDAALESLMGCTKYDNMENVQSQLKNLEECIQDLEEGTHSLFRRMIKTRVSLLNIFN; via the coding sequence ATGGCTTCATCTTTATTCCATGCTCGCTCCGACAGTTTGCCTTCAAGACCACATCCTCTTATGTCAGAGCTGGATGATCACTTGTGCAGACTAAGAGCTTGTGAAGCTACTTCTACATCCTCGACCTCTATATCCCATAAGCTAAGCGGCCTTCAAGACTTGCATGACTGTGTCGACAAGCTGCTCCTTTTGCCTTTAACGCAGCAAGCATTAGCCCAGCAGCAGAATCGGAAATGGATCGATGAGCTGCTTGATGGATCTCTTAGACTTCTTGATGTATGCAACGCTGCTAAGGATGCGTTGTTGCAAACTAAAGAATACACTCTAGAACTGCAGTCGACTATCCGCAGAAGACAAGGAGGCTGCAATGGCGATCTTTCGAATGAggttagaaaatatataaccTCAAGGAAGATGGCAAAGAAAGCAATCCAAAAGGCCATTAACAATATAAAGGGTTTAGAGAATAAAAGTTCCATCTCTTCTcttgaatttgataatgaGATTGCAACGTTTGTCAGCGTGTTAAGAGAGGTTCAAGCGGTCACTCTTGGTGTGTTGAAATCTTTCATGTCCTTTATCTCTGGAACAAAGTCACATCCCAAGCCAAGCAGCTGGACATTAGTTTCAAAGCTTATGCTCCACAAAAGAATAGCATCTGGGGAAGAAGAAGCAGTTGCAAACGAATTTTCAATGACAGATGCTGCATTGGAATCTCTGATGGGATGCACCAAGTACGATAACATGGAGAATGTGCAAAGCCAGCTAAAGAATCTGGAAGAGTGCATTCAAGATCTTGAAGAAGGAACACACAGCCTCTTTAGGCGAATGATCAAAACTAGAGTTTCCCTTCTCAACATTTTCAATTAG